The Podospora bellae-mahoneyi strain CBS 112042 chromosome 7, whole genome shotgun sequence genome includes a window with the following:
- the SIP3 gene encoding SNF1-interacting protein (COG:U; EggNog:ENOG503NWG8): MNEPTIPPQAAFSYKHASAPPPVTVTAPSTTTGGSSSSQAPPSEKQQQPKPTTASVPRASGPAIPVILNEAALDSPTFRSTAIHFGDQLDGIERWLDSYTRSTTKVVHDFLALEDTINVYLSKMTPPTMATGPDSPVLDADYTLPALRRAGDGAREWWGGILSAVRRLEPASVDPIRNFINNDMRVLREQRRNLEAAQKVFDMTLARYVGQSKTKEPSALREDAFAVFETRKGYLKASMDFCQMAPQVRAGLDKLLVRVCADLWREMRKGNNGSASALQAGWGEELERIRGWAREMEASEGVFKRELGMARRDVGESTLAMAKPSRELEDYSVSTVPYLGSKGPLSIQRKDQVAVVSEKQGWLFLRTLTGKPVRPNWIRRWYYCRDGIFGWLIQAPQGVLQGDEIGVLLCSARPAVQEERRFCFEIKTKTQTILLQAETQTQLVEWLEVFEVAKKKAIEASMGRDPNTLVGGIDPAFVITPPSIPEFSARAVENLDEADSSEKQRNLPVPGPDPNAAARSSFDVAIAPPRRSITTHLGREEGETGREHAARIMQKLDLHRKATFASSMDTMSASGTTGASLMTSMASTPQGGQTPTLRLPTLLLDHQPGSLAPATLAKPPISTSLSKSAILASANNAAIRPMSSGVLANYWGSSPYTAIYCPAVGAPPTPKPYANDPFVASMVPRTPTFEKPQPPPGGHRKTQSVGTTLTEPKVTEKARGDALPANYPPELRAQYAQFRLVFPTAPPEEKPVLVFNAAWSSSPVEGKEDQGLAGNGRIFVTSDRMYFYGHQLGLVVAYTISLDSITEVTSAPGRDCDFIFLHLNQDMQDTTYSRIAIKVFLEDFLLLQSRLNLLIDDLQAAEPMDLSEIITTLLNMERNQDDNVRSPSVESWEEISSNTPVDDGTPFGRPVSRRVGDLSGRFIQYSRQGGSKKQVQKFQLPAHAVMYEPEDMGAAVAERHFEISAKACFHVLFGDKSFIFPKLYFERRAKEIAQGPWELSDHGGKMKRVFRFKVDYVDMLGRRKPGEVTDVQTIDIFNDHITYVVSHVRTPWHLPHSGAFRLVTKVVITHVAKSKCKLAVYTRTSWEKGQQAFARSMVERQALDDARRDGEELAEVATDQVRKLGIHSRTKRAIQVYGDVGRRGDVVVFSPDEDLKGDGVGVRPRTLGAMMWETGRSFMESAITSVMMWAFVAVKKVFGVLKANRVILVMLVVSLGYNLVSWGQGTSRWWTERRSERFMQRLGVGPNLVMGKAIYLADLEEASRGSAVGMELGRPVGSQCYDTFQAIVNSTNLDAPYQDAGAGFTSATTRAAARRLRRTRQRLAGHRHDLLVAMRVVNGIELEMVQSEWENWLEDENQRCERVARLLTHNAPKQLSQEEKEEAQKVLGGGDARRKEALAKWHAEYCGSCEADHRALMASSQRASLVR, translated from the exons ATGAACGAACCAACGATACCGCCCCAGGCGGCGTTCAGCTACAAGCACGcctcagcaccaccgccagtcACCGTGACAGCTCCCTCCACGACCACAGGagggtcctcctcctcccaagcacCACCGTCAGaaaagcagcaacagcccaAGCCAACGACGGCATCTGTCCCCCGAGCCTCAGGCCCAGCCATCCCCGTGATCCTCAACGAAGCCGCCCTCGACTCTCCCACCTTCCGCTCGACAGCCATCCACTTTGGCGACCAGCTCGACGGCATCGAACGCTGGCTCGACAGCTACACCCGCAGCACGACCAAAGTCGTCCACGACTTTTTGGCTCTCGAGGACACGATCAACGTCTACCTCTCCAAAATGACACCCCCCACCATGGCGACGGGGCCTGACTCCCCCGTCCTCGATGCGGATTACACACTCCCCGCCCTGCGGAGGGCGGGCGACGGGgcgagggagtggtggggcGGGATACTCTCCGCCGTGAGAAGGCTCGAGCCAGCGAGCGTGGACCCGATCAGGAACTTTATCAACAATGACATGAGGGTGCTGCgggagcagaggaggaacCTGGAGGCGGCGCAAAAGGTGTTTGACATGACGCTGGCGAGGTATGTGGGGCAGAGCAAGACGAAGGAGCCGAGCGCGCTGAGGGAGGACGCGTTTGCTGTCTTTGAGACGAGGAAGGGGTATTTGAAGGCGAGCATGGACTTTTGCCAGATGGCGCCGCAGGtgagggcggggttggaCAAGCTGCTTGTGAGGGTTTGTGCGGACTtgtggagggagatgaggaaggggaataACGGTTCTGCTTCTGCGCTTCAGgctgggtggggggaggagctggagcggATCAGGgggtgggcgagggagatggaggcgagCGAGGGGGTTTTTAAAcgggagttggggatggcgaggagggatgtTGGGGAGAGCACGTTAGCGATGGCGAAGCCGAGtagggagttggaggattaTAGTGTTAGTACGGTGCCGTATTTGGGGAGCAAGGGGCCGTTGAGCATTCAGAGGAAGGATCAGGTGGCAGTTGTTTCGGAGAAGCAggggtggttgtttttgAGGACGTTGACGGGGAAGCCGGTGAGGCCGAATTGGATACGGAGGTGGTATTATTGTCGGGATGGGATCTTTGGGTGGTTGATCCAGGCACCTCAGGGGGTGCTGCAGGGTGATGAGATTGGCGTGTTGCTTTGCAGTGCGAGACCCGCTGTCCAGGAGGAGCGGAGGTTTTGCTTTGagatcaagaccaagacgCAGACCATTCTGCTGCAAGCGGAGACGCAGACGCAGCTGGTGGAGTGGCTTGAGGTGTTTGaggtggccaagaagaaggcgatcGAGGCCAGCATGGGACGGGATCCTAATACGCTTGTTGGGGGCATCGATCCTGCTTTCGTCATCACGCCGCCCTCGATACCAGAGTTCTCTGCCCGAGCGGTTGAGAATCTTGACGAGGCTGACAGCTCTGAGAAGCAACGCAACCTGCCTGTGCCTGGTCCTGATCCGAATGCCGCGGCACGTTCCAGCTTCGACGTGGCGATCGCTCCGCCGCGCCGGTCCATCACTACTCATCttggaagggaggagggagagactGGAAGGGAGCACGCGGCGCGTATCATGCAGAAGCTTGATCTTCACCGCAAGGCAACATTTGCTAGCTCGATGGATACAATGTCTGCTTCTGGGACCACCGGCGCGAGCTTGATGACCAGCATGGCTTCTACACCTCAGGGAGGGCAGACACCGACTCTTCGTCTGCCAACTCTGTTGCTCGATCACCAGCCAGGCAGCTTGGCACCCGCGACTCTGGCCAAGCCTCCTATATCGACGAGCCTAAGCAAGTCAGCCATTCTGGCAAGCGCCAACAATGCTGCTATCCGGCCCATGTCGAGCGGCGTTTTGGCCAACTACTGGGGAAGCAGTCCTTACACAGCCATCTATTGCCCTGCCGTTGGGGCACCCCCTACTCCTAAGCCCTACGCTAACGACCCCTTTGTTGCGTCCATGGTGCCGCGAACACCCACCTTTGAGAaacctcagcctcctcctggtGGACATAGGAAAACACAGAGCGTGGGCACGACCCTCACGGAGCCCAAGGTGACCGAAAAGGCACGGGGCGATGCCCTTCCTGCCAACTATCCGCCCGAACTCAGAGCGCAATATGCGCAGTTCCGCCTTGTCTTTCCCACAGCGCCGCCTGAGGAGAAACCGGTGCTTGTCTTCAATGCTGCGTGGTCGAGCTCGCCGGTCGAAGGAAAAGAGGATCAAGGGCTGGCTGGCAATGGTCGTATTTTTGTTACATCTGACAGGATGTACTTTTATGGTCACCAgctgggcttggtggtggcttaCACCATCAGTCTGGATAGCATCACCGAGGTCACCTCGGCTCCGGGAAGGGACTGCgactttatttttttgcaTCTGAACCAGGACATGCAGGACACGACGTACTCTCGGATCGCGATCAAGGTGTTCCTTGAGGactttttgctgctgcagtCTAGGCTTAACCTCTTGATTGATGATTTGCAGGCGGCGGAACCGATGGATTTGAGTGAGATTATTACCACGCTGCTCAACATGGAGAGGAACCAGGACGATAATGTCCGGAGTCCGAGCGTGGAGAGCTGGGAGGAGATTAGTTCTAATACTCCGGTTGACGACGGGACGCCGTTTGGGAGGCCGGTGTCGAGACGGGTGGGGGATCTGAGCGGGAGGTTCATTCAGTATTCGCGCCAGGGGGGGTCGAAGAAGCAGGTGCAGAAGTTTCAGCTGCCGGCTCATGCGGTGATGTACGAGCCGGAGGACATGGGGGCCGCGGTGGCGGAGAGGCACTTTGAGATAAGCGCCAAGGCGTGCTTCCATGTGCTCTTTGGAGACAAGTCGTTTATCTTTCCGAAGCTGTATTTTGAGCGGAGGGCAAAGGAGATTGCGCAGGGGCCGTGGGAGCTGAGCGATCACGGGGGCAAGATGAAGAGGGTGTTTAGGTTCAAGGTTGACTATGTGGACatgctggggaggaggaagccgggggaggtgacggaCGTGCAGACGATTGACATATTCAACGATCACATCACGTATGTGGTGTCGCATGTGAGGACGCCGTGGCACTTGCCGCACTCGGGGGCTTTCAGGCTTGTGACGAAGGTGGTGATTACGCATGTGGCCAAGAGCAAGTGCAAGCTGGCGGTTTATACACGGACGagctgggagaaggggcaGCAGGCGTTTGCGAGGAGTATGGTGGAACGGCAGGCGCTGGATGATgcgaggagggatggggaggagttggccgAGGTGGCGACGGACCAAGTTAGGAAGTTGGGGATTCACAGCAGGACGAAGAGGGCGATTCAGGTGTATGGAgatgtggggaggaggggggacgTGGTTGTTTTCAGTCCGGATGAGGACCtgaagggggatggggtgggggtgaggcCGAGGACGTTGGGGGCCATGATGTgggagacggggaggagtTTCATGGAGAGCGCAATTACCAGTGTGATGATGTGGGCTTTTGTggcggtgaagaaggtgttTGGGGTTTTGAAGGCGAACCGGGTGATattggtgatgttggtggttaGCTTGGGGTATAACTTGGTTAGCTGGGGGCAGGGGACGAGCCGGTGGTGGACCGAGAGGAGGTCGGAGAGGTTTATGCaaaggttgggggtgggaccgaatttggtgatggggaaggcGATTTATTTggcggatttggaggaggcgagtAGAGGGTCggcggtggggatggagttAGGAAGGCCGGTGGGGAGCCAGTG TTACGACACCTTCCAGGCCATCGTCAACTCGACCAACCTCGACGCTCCTTACCAAGACGCCGGGGCAGGCTTCACCTCAGCCACCACACGAGCAGCGGCCCGTCGTCTCCGTCGCACTCGCCAGCGTCTGGCCGGGCACAGACACGATCTCCTGGTGGCCATGCGTGTGGTCAACGGCAtcgagctggagatggtgcAGTCGGAGTGGGAGAACTGGCTCGAAGACGAGAACCAACGCTGTGAGCGGGTGGCGAGGCTCTTGACGCACAATGCTCCCAAGCAACTCTCtcaggaagaaaaggaggaggctcaAAAGGTGCTTGGAGGCGGCGATGccaggaggaaggaggcccTCGCAAAGTGGCATGCTGAGTACTGCGGGAGCTGTGAGGCTGATCACAGGGCTCTGATGGCGAGTAGTCAGAGGGCTTCGTTGGTcaggtga